A stretch of Imperialibacter roseus DNA encodes these proteins:
- a CDS encoding PorP/SprF family type IX secretion system membrane protein — protein MKRSTLIGLILLLFIGQIKAQGGQFSQFYSSAIFVNPAFAGTNPYLSARINFNKSKLAGDGSLHDLSQATVSYPVFQNTSRKFQVGGAGLTFFKETQGIQGAFSTQKILLTGAYALKLKRLRNNTLIFGLQGGVTQTRISLNGLQWGSQYNPYIGFDNTQNPEDIGKLSSYHPVFNFGVLYSAIDNPNAMFRDRSFTIGLSADNLNTPKSRFGGLYLTDNPILFKLVSNAKFIVTPKTYVHPSLLVAYSSQSYQVNLGTYLSHQINSTMSDVALTLQVGTWYRLFDSFIVLGGFKINDFSAGISYDLNSNTYRNNEIYGQIAPSFEVSLGYDFNFRNNPFKVNSPIF, from the coding sequence ATGAAAAGAAGCACACTCATCGGCCTTATTCTTCTTCTGTTCATTGGACAGATAAAAGCCCAGGGCGGGCAGTTTTCGCAGTTCTACTCCAGCGCTATTTTTGTTAACCCGGCGTTTGCAGGAACAAATCCGTACCTTTCAGCCAGGATAAACTTCAATAAAAGTAAGCTGGCAGGGGACGGATCACTTCATGATCTCAGCCAGGCCACCGTCTCCTACCCTGTTTTTCAAAATACCAGCAGGAAATTTCAAGTAGGTGGAGCGGGTCTTACTTTCTTTAAGGAAACCCAGGGCATTCAGGGTGCCTTTTCTACACAAAAAATATTGCTTACAGGTGCCTATGCACTCAAGCTGAAGCGGTTACGAAATAACACTTTGATCTTTGGATTACAGGGAGGCGTTACACAAACAAGAATATCTCTGAATGGATTACAATGGGGATCGCAGTACAACCCCTATATTGGCTTCGACAATACACAAAATCCGGAGGACATTGGCAAGCTGTCGTCTTACCATCCTGTTTTCAATTTTGGCGTTTTGTATTCCGCCATCGATAACCCCAATGCGATGTTCAGGGATCGGTCGTTTACCATTGGGCTCTCTGCCGACAATCTCAACACACCAAAAAGCCGGTTTGGTGGCCTATACCTCACCGACAACCCTATACTGTTCAAACTGGTATCAAACGCCAAGTTTATTGTTACGCCAAAAACATATGTGCACCCTTCCCTATTGGTGGCATACTCATCACAAAGCTATCAGGTGAACCTTGGCACCTACCTTTCACATCAGATCAACAGCACCATGTCCGATGTTGCTTTGACGCTGCAAGTAGGCACATGGTACCGGTTGTTTGATTCATTCATTGTACTAGGCGGTTTCAAAATCAACGACTTTAGTGCAGGCATTAGTTACGACCTCAATTCGAATACTTATCGTAACAATGAGATTTATGGTCAAATTGCACCATCATTTGAAGTATCTTTGGGATATGACTTCAACTTCCGCAATAACCCATTCAAGGTTAATAGCCCAATATTCTAA
- a CDS encoding tail fiber domain-containing protein: MYRFSHYLGLAGFIVIALSTDVFCQGNSVGINTATPNPNAVLQLVSPDNNQGLLIPRLTTPQRLAMQLQASEKGLLVFDDTEGLFYYWNGSAWDKLLVSQNLQTLSLTGSLLKVSGANEVDLAGIDTDKQNLTFEGTNLSIERGNTVDLSSLITTSDADPENELQSLEFSSGVLTLTNDPNLAQVDLSNYDTDVTDDFDGDYASLANLPTLFSGDFGDLSNVPADLADGDDVDDADADATNEIQDISTDGTAGDISLSSGSSLTLNVDDADADASNELQTLSLAGSNLTLSNSGGTVSINDADFSITNEIQDISTDATPGNITLSSGSTLALNVNDADADNTNEIQDISTDGTAGDISLSSGSSLTLNVDDADADASNELQTLSLAGSNLTLSNSGGTVSINDADFSITNEIQDISTDATPGNITLSSGSTLALNVNDADADNTNEIQDISTDGTAGDISLSSGSSLTLNVDDADADASNELQTLSLAGSNLTLSNSGGTVSINDADFSITNEIQDISTDATPGNITLSSGSTLALNVNDADADNTNEIQDISTDGTAGDISLSSGSSLTLNVDDADADASNELQTLSLAGSNLTLSNSGGTVSINDADFSITNEIQDISTDATPGNITLSSGSTLALNVNDADADNTNEIQDISTDGTAGDISLSSGSSLTLNVDDADADASNELQTLSLAGSNLTLSNSGGTVSINDADFSITNEIQDISTDASPGNITLSSGSTLALNVDDADADPTNEIQDISTDATSGNITLSSGSTLALNVDDADADPTNEIQDISTDATSGNITLSSGSTLALNVDDADADPTNEIQDISTDATAGNITLSSGSTLVLNVDDADANPTNEIQDLNLTANTLAITNNGSATNIDLSPYQQDISISGNTVSISGGTGFNLTTTSPNPMDILKWDGSNWDTGTDNVNDADSNPTNELQTLTLVGTDLTIQGKNTIDLSPLGVLPDQSGFGVGDYLTTNGTGASWSPLVVGSAEITNGTISAIDINASVAGNGLSGGAGTPLAVNLSGTSGLQITSDQLEMQNVITAGTYSTLITAQVQVDAKGRVLSFSASDVRLKKEISKISGVLDRLVEVNGYTYHYIDQQDSVLHHGLIAQELQELFPDLAVMGANGYYSVNYQGLIPILIEALKEEHARVSGLQEEIDEMKAQLSSNDERFKTLEAKLDLLIQSTTTAKAPASSQE, translated from the coding sequence ATGTACCGTTTTAGTCACTATTTGGGCCTCGCCGGGTTCATTGTTATAGCGCTGTCTACTGACGTATTTTGCCAGGGCAATTCTGTTGGCATTAACACCGCCACTCCCAATCCAAATGCAGTCCTTCAACTCGTTTCACCCGACAATAACCAGGGGCTTCTTATTCCTCGTCTTACCACTCCCCAGCGACTAGCCATGCAATTGCAAGCCTCAGAAAAAGGGCTGCTGGTGTTTGACGACACCGAAGGATTATTCTACTATTGGAACGGATCGGCATGGGATAAATTGCTTGTATCGCAAAATCTTCAAACATTATCTCTCACCGGCAGTCTGCTGAAAGTATCGGGAGCTAACGAAGTTGACCTGGCTGGTATTGACACTGACAAACAGAACCTTACATTTGAAGGCACCAACCTATCCATCGAACGGGGCAACACAGTTGATTTAAGCAGTCTTATTACCACCAGCGACGCCGACCCTGAAAATGAACTTCAATCGCTGGAGTTCAGTAGCGGTGTATTGACACTCACAAACGATCCAAACCTGGCTCAGGTTGACTTATCTAATTATGATACTGATGTCACTGACGATTTTGATGGCGACTATGCCAGCCTTGCCAATCTGCCGACTCTTTTTAGTGGCGATTTTGGAGATCTTTCGAATGTACCCGCCGACCTTGCGGATGGAGATGATGTGGATGATGCGGATGCGGATGCCACTAATGAGATTCAGGATATTAGCACAGACGGTACCGCTGGTGACATCTCGCTTTCCAGTGGCTCGTCCTTAACACTCAATGTGGACGACGCAGATGCGGATGCTTCCAACGAGTTGCAAACACTCTCATTGGCAGGAAGTAACCTTACACTTTCTAACAGCGGCGGAACAGTTTCCATCAACGACGCAGACTTTAGCATTACGAACGAAATCCAGGATATCAGCACTGATGCCACGCCAGGAAATATCACTTTATCCTCAGGTTCGACATTGGCCCTTAATGTAAATGACGCTGATGCTGACAATACAAACGAAATTCAGGATATTAGCACAGACGGTACCGCTGGTGACATCTCGCTTTCCAGTGGCTCGTCTTTAACTCTCAATGTGGACGACGCAGATGCCGACGCTTCCAACGAATTGCAAACACTATCACTGGCAGGAAGTAACCTTACACTTTCTAACAGCGGCGGAACAGTTTCCATCAACGACGCAGACTTTAGCATTACGAACGAAATCCAGGATATCAGCACTGATGCCACGCCAGGAAATATCACTTTATCCTCAGGTTCGACATTGGCCCTTAATGTAAATGACGCTGATGCTGACAATACAAACGAAATTCAGGATATTAGCACAGACGGTACCGCTGGTGACATCTCGCTTTCCAGTGGCTCGTCTTTAACTCTCAATGTGGACGACGCAGATGCCGACGCTTCCAACGAATTGCAAACACTATCATTGGCAGGAAGTAACCTTACACTTTCTAACAGCGGCGGAACAGTTTCCATCAACGACGCAGACTTTAGCATTACGAACGAAATCCAGGATATCAGCACTGATGCCACGCCAGGAAATATCACTTTATCCTCAGGTTCGACATTGGCCCTTAATGTAAATGACGCTGATGCTGACAATACAAACGAAATTCAGGATATTAGCACAGACGGTACCGCTGGTGACATCTCGCTTTCCAGTGGCTCGTCTTTAACTCTCAATGTGGACGACGCAGATGCGGATGCTTCCAACGAGTTGCAAACACTATCATTGGCAGGAAGTAACCTTACACTTTCTAACAGCGGCGGAACAGTTTCCATCAACGACGCAGACTTTAGCATTACGAACGAAATCCAGGATATCAGCACTGATGCCACGCCAGGAAATATCACTTTATCCTCAGGTTCGACATTGGCCCTTAATGTAAATGACGCTGATGCTGACAATACAAACGAAATTCAGGATATTAGCACAGACGGTACCGCTGGTGACATCTCGCTTTCCAGTGGCTCGTCTTTAACTCTCAATGTGGACGACGCAGATGCCGACGCTTCCAACGAGTTGCAAACACTCTCACTGGCAGGAAGTAACCTTACACTTTCTAACAGCGGCGGAACAGTTTCCATCAACGACGCAGACTTCAGCATTACTAACGAAATCCAGGATATCAGCACTGATGCCTCGCCAGGAAATATCACTCTGTCATCAGGCTCAACACTGGCCCTTAATGTGGACGATGCAGATGCTGACCCAACCAATGAAATTCAGGACATCAGCACCGACGCAACGTCAGGGAATATCACCCTGTCATCAGGCTCAACATTGGCTCTTAATGTCGACGATGCAGATGCTGACCCAACCAATGAAATTCAGGACATCAGCACCGACGCAACGTCAGGGAATATCACCTTGTCATCAGGCTCAACATTGGCTCTTAATGTCGACGACGCAGATGCCGATCCAACCAACGAAATTCAAGATATCAGCACCGACGCAACAGCAGGAAATATCACCTTGTCATCGGGTTCAACATTGGTCCTTAATGTCGACGATGCAGATGCCAATCCAACCAACGAGATTCAAGACCTGAATCTGACTGCGAATACGCTAGCAATCACCAACAACGGCTCGGCCACAAACATTGACCTCAGCCCCTACCAGCAGGATATATCTATTTCAGGAAATACAGTGAGCATTAGTGGAGGAACTGGTTTCAATCTAACAACCACTTCCCCCAATCCAATGGATATTCTTAAGTGGGATGGCTCTAACTGGGATACTGGAACTGATAATGTCAATGATGCGGATTCGAACCCCACGAATGAACTCCAAACGCTAACGCTGGTAGGCACCGACTTAACCATTCAAGGTAAAAATACCATAGATTTAAGCCCTCTTGGCGTGCTGCCAGACCAATCTGGGTTCGGCGTGGGAGATTACCTGACAACCAACGGAACTGGGGCAAGTTGGAGCCCGCTGGTCGTAGGGAGTGCGGAAATCACTAATGGGACTATCTCTGCAATAGACATTAACGCATCTGTCGCCGGCAACGGCTTATCGGGAGGAGCCGGCACACCTCTGGCAGTCAATTTATCAGGCACATCCGGCCTTCAAATAACTTCTGATCAGTTAGAAATGCAAAATGTCATAACTGCAGGAACTTATAGTACTTTGATTACGGCTCAGGTACAAGTAGATGCCAAAGGCAGGGTACTCTCCTTCAGTGCAAGTGACGTTAGGTTGAAAAAAGAAATCAGCAAAATCTCAGGGGTTCTGGACAGGCTTGTTGAAGTAAATGGATATACCTATCATTATATCGACCAACAGGACAGCGTTCTTCACCACGGCCTCATAGCGCAAGAGCTACAGGAGTTATTTCCAGACTTGGCTGTTATGGGAGCCAACGGATATTATAGTGTCAACTACCAGGGCCTCATCCCCATCCTCATCGAAGCCCTCAAAGAAGAACACGCCAGAGTTTCCGGTTTGCAAGAAGAAATCGATGAGATGAAGGCTCAACTATCCTCCAACGACGAGCGGTTCAAAACCCTCGAAGCAAAGCTTGATCTTCTTATTCAATCCACAACTACCGCCAAAGCACCTGCTTCCAGCCAGGAATAG
- a CDS encoding VOC family protein — MKHIFATLAVSLIFCAGSFAQSTQNLPSLSFDHYALYVKDMNVSAEFYMKALGLKEMDCPIKDGRHRWFYLGNGQELHIIQGDNSKIQMEKNMHICLHTTDIKPYMKHLNEVGIPFESWQGKSGESNVRIDGASQIYIVDPDGYWVEINDANTK; from the coding sequence ATGAAACACATTTTCGCCACCCTTGCAGTATCACTTATTTTCTGCGCTGGCAGCTTTGCCCAGTCCACTCAGAACTTGCCGTCGCTGTCTTTCGATCACTATGCGCTCTACGTTAAAGACATGAACGTTAGTGCTGAGTTTTATATGAAGGCCCTTGGTCTGAAAGAAATGGATTGTCCGATCAAAGACGGCAGACACCGTTGGTTCTACCTGGGCAATGGACAAGAACTTCACATCATTCAGGGCGACAACAGCAAAATCCAGATGGAAAAGAACATGCACATCTGTCTGCATACAACAGATATCAAACCCTACATGAAACATTTAAACGAAGTCGGCATCCCATTTGAAAGCTGGCAGGGCAAGTCTGGCGAGTCGAATGTTCGCATTGATGGCGCCAGTCAAATCTACATCGTAGACCCCGATGGCTACTGGGTGGAGATCAATGATGCGAATACGAAATAG
- a CDS encoding sensor histidine kinase — protein MTEKKVLTGLIVICTLLALTVQLVGGISGDGARADLPIMYWPLGFGAVALLLVVPVYNTCEWLMPFKEREKLMLACLISILYGLLLVLLAPIVAILFERLFKVNEHFNFSSLSLVYASDWVFILPCTLFYFLQLLFVVLLRQKDQIVRDKEKVLELENQLKEGALSSLQYQLRPHFLFNSLNNVAMMVRKGEKEASVDALVSLSTILSKVMRRDKEQMIRLQEELDLLENFITIERLRDDKVSISVDVADGANAAMVPVLLLQPIVENAFRFARESGIDEPSVRINAAVVGQSVQLKVFNSGKGLIGWTLMDSSGIGLINTIHRLRYIYGTSFSFTTTDFPGGVEIVIEIPSKLERH, from the coding sequence ATGACAGAAAAGAAGGTTTTAACCGGGCTAATTGTGATTTGCACCCTGCTTGCCTTAACGGTACAGTTAGTCGGCGGTATTTCGGGAGATGGAGCAAGAGCCGACTTACCCATTATGTATTGGCCGCTGGGCTTTGGAGCGGTGGCGTTGCTATTAGTCGTTCCTGTGTACAATACCTGCGAATGGCTAATGCCCTTCAAAGAGAGGGAGAAACTGATGCTGGCTTGTCTTATAAGCATTCTTTACGGTCTCTTATTGGTTTTGCTGGCGCCGATTGTTGCTATTCTTTTCGAAAGGCTATTTAAGGTCAATGAACACTTCAATTTTTCAAGCCTGTCTTTGGTTTATGCATCGGATTGGGTTTTTATTTTGCCATGCACGCTTTTTTATTTCCTGCAGCTGCTTTTTGTGGTGCTACTAAGGCAAAAGGATCAGATAGTGAGAGATAAAGAGAAGGTCCTGGAATTAGAGAACCAGCTAAAGGAAGGAGCACTGAGCAGCTTGCAATATCAACTAAGGCCGCATTTTCTTTTCAACTCGCTCAACAATGTTGCCATGATGGTTAGAAAAGGCGAAAAGGAAGCCTCAGTCGATGCTCTGGTGAGTCTGAGTACTATTTTGTCAAAAGTGATGCGACGGGATAAGGAACAGATGATCAGGCTTCAGGAAGAACTTGACCTACTTGAGAATTTCATCACAATTGAAAGGCTGAGGGATGATAAAGTATCCATTTCTGTTGATGTGGCGGATGGAGCGAATGCTGCAATGGTGCCTGTGCTGCTCCTACAACCCATTGTGGAAAATGCTTTTAGATTTGCCAGGGAAAGTGGAATTGATGAACCTTCGGTGCGCATAAATGCAGCAGTAGTCGGGCAATCTGTTCAGCTAAAAGTGTTTAATTCCGGTAAAGGGCTCATAGGTTGGACGCTGATGGACTCGTCGGGTATCGGCCTTATCAACACTATTCACCGGCTTCGCTATATTTATGGCACCAGCTTCTCGTTTACCACAACGGATTTTCCCGGTGGAGTAGAGATAGTTATTGAAATACCCTCAAAATTAGAAAGGCATTGA
- a CDS encoding LytR/AlgR family response regulator transcription factor produces the protein MKRVRCLIVDDEKEAREGLFLMLKAYEQLEVVGICANGLDAITQIDTLRPDLVFLDIQMPQVNGFEVVNSLEPPLPAFVFITAFDEYALKAFEVHALDYLLKPFTKERLDEAVAHVSLFLDKGTGAPKEIRQIAKLSTDNARSDSVVNSDGLSGKLVIKADGRLYFIEWASIIWIQAYDYYVKVHTKDKYYLVRESMKKIEARLPETTFLRVHKSSIVNTSYIHSIESVGNNDHLITLQSGVKVKSSRSYSASLQKWMN, from the coding sequence TTGAAAAGAGTCCGCTGCTTGATAGTTGATGATGAAAAGGAAGCCAGAGAAGGTCTTTTTCTCATGCTGAAGGCTTATGAGCAGCTTGAGGTTGTTGGAATATGCGCTAATGGGCTTGATGCTATTACGCAAATTGACACGCTACGGCCCGATCTGGTGTTTTTGGATATACAAATGCCCCAGGTAAACGGGTTTGAAGTTGTCAACAGCCTTGAACCGCCCTTGCCTGCTTTTGTGTTCATCACGGCCTTCGACGAGTATGCGCTCAAAGCATTTGAAGTGCATGCGCTGGACTACCTGCTCAAACCATTTACCAAAGAGCGACTTGACGAGGCGGTTGCGCATGTTAGTCTGTTTTTGGATAAGGGGACGGGTGCGCCAAAAGAAATACGGCAAATAGCTAAATTATCTACTGACAACGCCAGATCTGACAGTGTGGTCAATAGTGATGGGCTTTCAGGTAAGCTCGTCATCAAGGCTGATGGCAGGTTGTATTTTATCGAATGGGCTTCCATTATCTGGATACAAGCCTACGACTACTATGTGAAAGTGCACACAAAGGACAAATACTACCTGGTAAGAGAAAGTATGAAAAAAATAGAAGCCAGGCTACCCGAAACCACTTTCTTGCGGGTGCACAAGTCCAGCATAGTGAATACTTCCTATATTCATTCTATTGAGTCTGTGGGGAATAACGACCATCTAATAACTCTACAGAGTGGAGTCAAAGTAAAGTCGAGCAGAAGTTATTCAGCTTCCCTTCAAAAGTGGATGAACTAA
- a CDS encoding ABC transporter permease has translation MIKNYLTIAFRVFKRDKIYSLMNLLGLTVGITASLLLFAYSYNESQYDQYHENKDRIIRIVMDVNFGDDTRAVAVVPAALGNFMKEHAPSVEEYAMLRSIPHAGFQVVKGDEVVAEHGLFYASQGVLDMFTYDWLAGDRATALVPHNTIVLNRSLAEKYFGEVNKAVGGVISRDDGTQYKVTGVIEDVNQKGHFTPNALVSLWDDSKPTNWRDWNWCTYLLLSNPGEDFTPVFQQAFDENMAPELEQQGGGKITFSTQKLTDIYYTSRLEFEMQPNEGNRAFIQGFAIVGCFLLLLAIINYVNLVTAQSQKRAREVGVKKAFGVGSNALRMQFFTEAFVYVLLATMLSSATLVVMNPVFQHFTGDKLPVELLVGWEAPFLVLFFILIITILSGAYPAIVISSFRPVQVLKTNGAGKSGGGLSLRKALIVLQLSVSLLMIVGITGVYTQLRFISGYSLGFEKEQVLLFNLPNAAVGNYHPLRERLMTYTQIGGVASMTDALGEKPPVNDFTYETDEGERTEIIQQLWVDEGFFKTIKVSLLAGRDFRYLAENDTTHSGVLVNRAFVEHAGWKIADVPGKRLWSHDWSDRIIGVAEDFHVVSLHDKLEPLVFRYNMPSRNMLVRYNGPFSEAMDIIQEASWEVAGEELPAWTFLDRKFQLQYEEDEKRASLLAVFTGIVIFIACLGLLSVTAYEVRRRNKEIGIRKILGASAGGILLLFSRSYIALVAWAALLSIPVANYLLTEWLGSFAYRIEVDWWMLVLPLVVLAGICAAVISIQSVKATRVNPVEALRCE, from the coding sequence ATGATCAAAAACTACCTCACCATTGCTTTTCGGGTTTTCAAAAGGGACAAGATTTACTCTTTGATGAACCTGCTCGGGCTTACAGTGGGTATTACTGCCTCCCTTTTGCTGTTTGCCTATAGCTACAATGAGTCACAATACGACCAGTATCACGAAAACAAGGACAGAATCATTCGGATAGTGATGGACGTCAATTTTGGCGACGATACACGGGCGGTGGCTGTGGTGCCGGCTGCGTTGGGCAACTTTATGAAAGAACATGCCCCTTCGGTAGAGGAATATGCCATGCTGAGGTCGATTCCTCATGCTGGCTTTCAGGTGGTGAAGGGCGATGAAGTGGTGGCCGAACATGGGTTGTTCTACGCCAGCCAGGGGGTGCTGGACATGTTTACCTACGATTGGCTTGCTGGAGATAGGGCTACGGCACTTGTGCCTCACAATACCATCGTGTTGAACCGGTCGCTGGCTGAAAAGTATTTTGGCGAAGTTAACAAAGCAGTCGGTGGGGTTATTTCCAGAGACGACGGTACCCAATATAAGGTGACAGGTGTAATTGAAGATGTAAACCAGAAAGGGCACTTTACGCCAAATGCGCTGGTGAGCCTTTGGGATGATTCAAAACCAACCAACTGGAGAGACTGGAACTGGTGTACTTACCTGCTGTTGTCAAACCCAGGAGAGGACTTCACTCCTGTGTTTCAACAGGCATTTGATGAAAACATGGCCCCGGAGCTTGAGCAGCAGGGGGGTGGCAAGATCACTTTTTCTACTCAGAAGCTCACGGATATCTATTATACCTCCCGACTTGAGTTTGAAATGCAACCCAACGAAGGCAACAGGGCATTTATTCAGGGTTTTGCGATTGTTGGGTGCTTTTTGTTGCTGCTGGCTATTATCAATTATGTTAATCTTGTTACGGCCCAGTCACAAAAAAGAGCCAGAGAGGTTGGTGTGAAAAAGGCCTTTGGAGTAGGCTCCAACGCACTCAGGATGCAGTTTTTCACCGAGGCTTTTGTGTACGTGCTGTTGGCAACGATGCTTTCTTCAGCCACACTGGTTGTCATGAACCCTGTTTTTCAGCACTTCACCGGAGACAAGCTACCGGTTGAACTGTTGGTAGGCTGGGAGGCGCCTTTTTTGGTGTTGTTCTTTATTTTGATCATTACCATTCTCTCAGGTGCTTACCCCGCCATTGTTATTTCCTCTTTCCGACCTGTTCAAGTATTGAAAACCAACGGCGCTGGTAAGTCGGGAGGTGGATTGTCGTTGAGAAAAGCGCTGATTGTGCTGCAGCTATCTGTTTCCCTGCTGATGATAGTCGGAATCACTGGTGTGTATACGCAGTTAAGGTTTATTAGCGGCTACAGCCTGGGCTTCGAAAAGGAACAGGTGCTGTTGTTTAATTTGCCCAATGCCGCCGTTGGCAACTATCATCCTCTCCGGGAAAGATTGATGACTTACACTCAAATTGGCGGAGTAGCCTCGATGACAGATGCTCTTGGAGAAAAACCACCGGTAAATGACTTTACATATGAGACCGACGAGGGAGAGAGAACAGAGATCATACAGCAGTTGTGGGTGGACGAAGGCTTCTTCAAAACCATCAAAGTGTCCCTGCTGGCGGGACGTGATTTCCGCTATCTGGCAGAGAACGATACTACTCACTCAGGAGTTTTAGTCAACAGGGCCTTTGTAGAGCACGCCGGTTGGAAGATAGCAGATGTTCCCGGCAAGCGCCTTTGGTCGCATGACTGGAGTGACAGAATTATTGGTGTGGCGGAAGACTTCCATGTGGTTTCACTACACGATAAGCTGGAACCTTTGGTGTTTCGTTACAATATGCCGTCTCGGAATATGTTGGTGCGCTACAATGGCCCATTTTCTGAAGCGATGGACATCATTCAGGAGGCTTCCTGGGAAGTGGCTGGAGAAGAGTTGCCTGCCTGGACGTTTCTTGATCGTAAGTTTCAGCTTCAGTATGAAGAAGATGAAAAAAGAGCTAGCCTCCTGGCCGTATTTACAGGCATAGTCATCTTCATTGCCTGTTTAGGATTGCTTAGCGTCACAGCCTACGAGGTGAGGCGGCGAAATAAGGAAATCGGCATCAGAAAGATACTCGGAGCCAGTGCTGGCGGCATTCTCCTGCTTTTCTCACGATCCTACATTGCGCTTGTCGCCTGGGCGGCGTTGCTGTCCATTCCTGTTGCCAACTACCTCCTCACCGAGTGGCTTGGCAGCTTCGCTTACCGCATTGAGGTCGACTGGTGGATGCTGGTGCTGCCGTTGGTTGTTCTTGCTGGAATCTGTGCAGCGGTTATCAGCATTCAATCGGTGAAGGCCACGAGGGTGAATCCGGTGGAAGCGCTGAGGTGTGAGTAA
- a CDS encoding UBP-type zinc finger domain-containing protein encodes MEALCTHLQNFLPKPSDVHVCEECVKMGGSWVHLRTCQTCGVTLCCNSSPGTHMTKHFQATGHPVVISAEPEEYWAYCYEDDAFMRYHLSG; translated from the coding sequence ATGGAAGCCCTCTGCACACACCTCCAAAACTTTCTGCCCAAACCTTCAGATGTTCACGTCTGCGAAGAATGTGTTAAAATGGGCGGGAGCTGGGTGCACCTTCGTACATGCCAAACCTGCGGCGTTACTCTCTGCTGCAACTCTTCACCAGGCACCCACATGACGAAGCATTTTCAGGCTACTGGCCACCCTGTGGTTATTTCAGCTGAGCCTGAGGAGTATTGGGCTTACTGCTACGAGGATGACGCCTTTATGCGTTATCACTTATCAGGCTGA
- a CDS encoding serine hydrolase domain-containing protein, translating to MKFKICLLFIFTTAPALLFSQKSKALKPYFPPAGSWEERTPAAMGVDPSLLQEAVDFAIASESKASRNLKEAHYLSFGKEPFGDAVGPLKERGPATGMVIKNGYIIAKWGDPDRVDQTFSVAKSFLSTTVGLAYDKGLIRDVNDKVYPYIGPVIPYEPARMSLNKAESFEEPDVLELFASEHNRKITWNHMLRQTSDWEGTLWGKPDWADRPPRDTEGWIGRERNEPGSFYKYNDTRVNLLALCILNVWRKPLPEVLKENIMDPIGASPTWRWLGYENSWIVLDGKPVQSVSGGSHWGGGMFINAYDQARFGYLTLRNGNWNGQQLISEKWLSMARTPTPVQTTYGFMNFFLNTEQKPLPSAPASAFYHLGAGANMIYVDQENDLVIVARWIDSSSMDGIVERVLKSVGK from the coding sequence ATGAAGTTCAAAATTTGCCTTCTTTTCATTTTCACTACGGCTCCTGCCCTATTATTCAGTCAAAAAAGCAAAGCACTCAAGCCATACTTCCCTCCGGCAGGTAGCTGGGAAGAACGCACACCGGCCGCTATGGGCGTCGATCCCTCATTGCTGCAAGAAGCAGTCGATTTCGCTATTGCCAGCGAGTCGAAAGCTTCGAGAAACCTAAAGGAGGCTCACTACCTCAGCTTCGGGAAGGAGCCCTTTGGGGACGCCGTTGGCCCGCTGAAAGAAAGAGGCCCGGCTACAGGCATGGTGATCAAAAATGGCTACATCATTGCCAAATGGGGCGATCCTGATCGGGTAGATCAAACGTTTAGCGTTGCAAAAAGCTTTCTTTCCACCACTGTTGGCCTCGCCTACGACAAAGGCCTTATCAGAGATGTGAATGACAAGGTATATCCTTACATCGGCCCGGTGATTCCCTACGAGCCAGCCCGGATGTCGCTCAACAAAGCCGAGTCGTTTGAAGAGCCTGACGTGCTGGAGCTATTTGCCTCTGAGCACAACCGAAAAATCACCTGGAACCACATGCTGCGCCAAACCAGCGACTGGGAAGGCACGCTCTGGGGAAAGCCCGACTGGGCCGACCGTCCGCCCCGTGACACTGAAGGCTGGATTGGGAGAGAAAGAAACGAGCCGGGCAGCTTTTACAAATATAACGACACGAGAGTGAACCTGCTAGCATTGTGCATTCTCAACGTTTGGAGAAAGCCACTACCAGAAGTGCTCAAAGAAAACATCATGGATCCTATTGGAGCCTCTCCTACCTGGCGTTGGCTGGGCTACGAAAATTCGTGGATCGTGCTGGACGGCAAGCCTGTGCAGTCCGTCAGCGGTGGGTCGCATTGGGGCGGCGGCATGTTCATCAATGCCTACGACCAGGCCCGTTTTGGCTATCTAACGCTACGCAATGGTAACTGGAATGGCCAGCAGCTGATTTCCGAAAAGTGGCTGAGCATGGCCAGAACACCTACACCCGTGCAGACTACCTACGGCTTCATGAACTTTTTCCTGAACACCGAGCAGAAGCCTTTGCCAAGTGCTCCGGCCTCTGCCTTTTATCATTTAGGTGCTGGTGCCAATATGATCTACGTCGACCAGGAAAACGACTTAGTCATCGTAGCCCGCTGGATTGACAGCAGCAGCATGGACGGGATTGTGGAGAGGGTGTTGAAGAGTGTGGGGAAATAA